The following DNA comes from Meleagris gallopavo isolate NT-WF06-2002-E0010 breed Aviagen turkey brand Nicholas breeding stock chromosome 13, Turkey_5.1, whole genome shotgun sequence.
ttatgaaagaaaatgtgcaaTTGACAGTAACATTTTAATCTCTCATCCCAGCAGAATGTAAAATGGCACTCAAGCTGTGGTGGAAAACATATACAGGAGCAGCATGCAGCTGAGGAGCCCCTGAATATTGCTGAGCATTGCCACACAGGACTGCAGCCTCCTGTGCTGTCAGATGTAAGGCTGAGCTGGGCACTGCGCAGCTCACCTTGTGTTCTGCTGACCTCAGCTGTTCTTTCCAAACGGGTCCTCCTGGGAGTGTGGCAGCAGTGGAGTTTTGTAccaccagcagggctgggagcaggtgGAGCCCCAGGTGGGAGGATGTCTGTGCCTCAGGCTgtctgcctgcagcctgctggggagcagcatgGGCAGTGAGTGCTGTGAGAGCCACAGCGGAGGAAAGCGTGCGGTGGGCAGGTCAGCTGTGGGCAGGTCAGCTGTGGCCCATGTCTCCTTGTAGGTGGCAACAGTCCCCTGTCTTTCAAGTGCAGTGGTTCTCACATTGCTCTCACTCTGCTTTCCTGCCCCACCTGCCCTCACAGCACTGTTAAAGGCTTGGCTGGTCTTACCTTGTTTGTGGCTGAGGGTTTCCTTTTGTGTTGTTCAGTCACAGCCTTCACAGCACACACTACCTCTTCTTGTACATTTTTGCACTGAGTACTGCTGAGACCTTAAAACCATCATTTTGGGCTCCATCTTcaaaaacaagtaaaacaaTCTTACAGCTGATGAAAGCACTGGAAGATGTTGTGAGATGTTCAGGGGGAGGTGGACTGTCTCTAGAATAAAGCAGAGACCACCAAGGAATGTGCATACACCCAGAAGGATGGTTTGGAAAGGACAAGGATCAAGCACTCCTGTTGGTCAAGAGTCAGGCTGTTAATGGGTTtaagctgcagaagaaagaattcggtctgaaaattaagaaaattatataACTGGGAGAAAAGTTAGACAGTGGAACTAGTTGCCAAGACAGAGGTTgtgaaatgagatttttcaagGCTAGGCTAGACACCCATCCATCAGGGATGGCTTTGGAATAACTGAATAAATCCAGTGAACAATGCAAACAGCTTGACTGGATGACCCAGTAacagtcccttccaatccaaataTGTTCGAGAGGCTTCTGAAATGTCCCAGCAGTTGGCAGCTTTTCCACTTCCAGCATAGTTTTGGTGTGTTGCTGCCAGATGTGCCATTGGTACCTTCTGCCAAAGGCAGTGATGTGTAAAACTGTAGCCGAACATAGCACCTTTAACAGCATTTGTTTCTCCTTCAGGGTTCACCTTGCCCTTAACCCATGTGAAGACCCGCTGGAAACACGATCTAGAAAAGTTTTCAGTCTTCTATTACTCTGTTGTGTCAAAGAAGAGCCCGTCCAAATGAGCAAGACATCCCCGCAGAACACCGCTACAGATGCGAACGGAGTAAGCGTGATTCACACCCAGGCACACAGCAGTGGTTTGCAGCAGGTTCCCCAGCTGGTTCCCGTTAGTCCTGGTGGCGGAGGCAAAGCTGTGCCTCCGAgcaagcagggaaagaaaaattcctTTGTGGATAGAAACAGCGATGAGTATCGTCAGCGCAGAGAGCGAAACAACATGGCAGTGAAAAAGAGCCggttaaaaagcaaacagaaagcacaagaCACGCTGCAAAGGGTCACCCagctcaaagaagaaaatgaacgTTTAGAGGCGAAAATTAAGCTCCTGACCAAGGAGCTGAGCGTACTGAAAGACTTATTCCTTGAGCACGCACACAGTCTCGCAGACAATGTGCAACCTGTTGGCACTGAGAGCAGCACAACAAATCCAGAAAGCAGTGGGCAGTAGTCACTGCCACAGCCTGACGGGATGAACTCTGGAGGTGCAGCCTGTCTGCACCACCCATGCAGTAACTGAGCAAATGAGGGGTTCTTTTAACCATCATTGTGTGCGGATCTTTTTAGGTTTAACACTGAAGATTTGATACAATTAAACCAGAAACTGATTAGGGCATTTCTTTAAAGGcgttaaatatttttctcttctagaaGATTTGTCTAGTAAGTGCAGATCTAAATCCTTAGTCAGCAAGGAGCTTACCATTATGGAAATAGCATTTCACAGATGTACACTTACCTTCTTACACTTAGCATAATGGGAGAAATTCATCAGGATGGTTCACTGTAGTATCAAAAAGTCATAATTGGGTGAATTCCTTTAAATATCTTTTAGTGCATTTAagccctttcttttctccattacATACTACAAACTGCAAAGGCCGTAGAGAGTTTGTTGTCCCGTTTGGTGAACTGCTTTTCTACCTACAGAGCAATTCCTGCAAAGACCACTTAGGTTTTTCCTATCTGGTTACAGTTAACAGGCAGGGCACAGTAATAGCAAGCTGGGGTACTTCAAGATGTTTTCTAAAAAAACCAGCAACATTCTATAATGATCTTGGCAATTGGCAATTGGCTTCCACAGGGCAAGTGGTGGTCTGAACCAAGTATCAGTAAAGCAGCACAAGGCCTTTTATGCCTGTGTTCATGTTTACCTTGCTTGCACAGTGACTGAGGGGCATTAGGAAAACAAGATTTTGGTTTccagaaaatgtaaaaacattACCAACAATCCATGCTCTGCAAAACTGCATTCCTGCTGGGATGCGGGTATCAGGGAGAACAAAATACACAGCTTGGCTGAGCAACAAAAGGGGTAGGGCAGCATCTGAACAGCAAGAATGTGTGGATCTCAGTTCACTTATGTTCATTCTCACAGCCATTCAGATTTGCAGCCAAGCCTGTACAGAAATGCACAGTGATTTTAAAACTAATGGCCCTCATTTGAACACCTGATTCAGCAGAATTTCTATAGCCATCACAGTTGTGTGAAGGAGTATCTTCAGTCTTATTTCCATAGAAGTTTTTCTATAGCAGTTTTTTAAATGCTAGTGATAAGTTTTTGCCATGATCCATAATGCAGTGGTATGTACTATATATTGAGGATTTTAACAGCAAAAGTAAAGCAGGAACTTTGGCGTAaccttaatttattttcatttttaagtttttcattGATGGTATGGTTGTGTTACATTTAACCTGTGTGTCTGGCTAGTGGATTATTACACTGTCTTAATTTCCCTCCTACACTACCTTTTTCCCATATTTTGTAGGATGCTTGTTTGCCTTGTACCTgtacttaggaaaaaaaaaccttggaTATTATCTCTATGAAGATGCTGTTAGAAAATAAAGCCTTTTAAAgttctttctgaatttcaatttttaatacGAAGGCAATTAGGTGCAGTTTTTTATGGATTGTTTTGGACTATGGTAGTCTTTTTACAAAGATATGTTTTTTTGGTTCTAGCTGCAGCTTAATTAGATAAGATTGAAATATCAGAaactaataaaaacattttgcctCCAATGCTGGCCTTATTTTCCCTgtccattttctctttccttcagaTACAGACATTACCACCTCAAGCAGCTGTCTGAGAAATCAGTACAGCAATTTCCATTcgtgaaatcatagaatggcttgggttggaagggacctcaaggataaTGAAGTTCCAACCACCCTGCCGTAGGCAGGGCCCCAACCTCCGTATCTTATAGACCAGGCTGCACAcagccccttccaacctggccttgaacacctctacaacctctctgggcagcctgttccagcacctcaccactctcatactaaagaacttccccctgatatccaacctaaatcttccctccttcagctTATTCTTATCCTTTAACAAATTCTTGTCCTCCACTTAAGTTTCTATTCAGTGGGAAGAGAATGAGAAACTAATTACAGTTTGGGTTAAATTCCCCATTTCTATCTCTCACCTCCTCTCTACCTCCCTTCCCCcattccccccccccaaaaaaaagaaatgtaagaatCTTTTCCTGAATGTATACTGCAATTAAAAGGTAATGAGGAAGGGGCTGGCGGGGGACAACCCTTGTAGGGTTGTTGTATAAAATTGAGGATGACCTGACTGCATTGCATTTCTTAGATGGGTGCCAGCTCTGGCAGGAGCACCATCCCTTCCCTCTGTTTGCTCTGTGTTGGAACTACGTGGCCTTGTTGCCCTGCTGACAGTTTGACAGCATTCCTCTCCTGATAATCTAAAGAGGGGCCCCAAATCTATGAtgtttttccaaccttgctgtACACAGGCTGCCTCCGGGAGAATGATTTCTTTTAGTCTCTTGAGTGCAAGTAGAACCTTCTGATGGAGACTCAGGAACTCCTGGTGCTCCAGCAGGTCACTTCTCCACCTGACAGCACCAATGCCACTTCCTTCTTGCgtgaaacaaaaccacaaagtTACAACTTACTTGTTTGTGCAATGACTTTTCCAGCTTAGCAGCTGCTCTGTTTGTGTGCAGGCTGTGTGCGACTGACAAGTTGTTATTTTCAATCTATCCTCGGTGTGAGTTAGGTTCTTGCCTTCCTTGCAACCACTTATTCTGAGCCTCCTGCCAGAAGAGCAGCTTGGCCCCAGGAAGCAGAGGCATGGGGCGCTTTGCCCACATTCTGCACAGGAGAGCCCTCACGGTGAACTTGGAATATCCCTCTTCTTCCTAAGGAAAAATTGGAATGAACACCTCCTCAAAAAAATTCAGCGTTGGTCTGtaaaagttttccttttggtccattttttttaaaatagcagcTATAGTCTGTGACAGAACACAGAGCCTGTCACCAGATAAAATGCCATACATTTCACCACAAAATGTTATTCCCATTTTCTTACAACAGTGAAAGAACTCTCCCACTCCCACTTCCTCGAGCAGCAGGAGGCTCTGCCCCACTCACCACACGTGTAACTGcagcagcatcactgcacaGAGATACACCCCAAGTGCATCCAGCCTGAGGTGCTGAAGGTTTAAATCTATCAATTCAGAACTTGGACCTTTTTAAACATGTAAGCTTGCTCAACACTGGGCACTCCTGTTATTTTGGTGTAGCTCTATTTGAGTCTGTTTGCACCGAGGGGAAAGAAAGGCATTTGGGAAAATATAGCTAACAGCCTAAGAAATACTAATTTAGTCATAAGGAAAGTTTGTCACAACCTGTATTCCCTCCCCAACGCACACATTTAAAGCATATTAAATACCATTCTGCCATTTAAAAAGATTTACTCCCCTCCTTCAGatgctaattaaaaaaacaaaacaaaactaacttGCTTTTTGCGTAAGTGAGTAGAAATTATCCAGAACTGCAGAACAGAGCACTGGAAGGAAGGATACAATCCGCAGTGGTTGAGTTCAGTCCCTGGCTGTGGAGGGCAGCGCTCCTGGCCCCGCAGaacccccagcagcacagccggGCAGCGCTGCCCCCGCACACTGCGTGCTGGGACACAGCCTGCCTGCACGGCACCCAGAGCCAGACCTGTTCTGCAGGAGCACCGCCGCCGTGCGCCAGCATTAATCATAGCAGGGAAAGGCCTATTAACTGCGCTAGGATTACAGCTTAGTTGAAACAACTCCAAAACgttttttaaatctgtgaaGTGTTACTGTAACACAGTAACTGCTATTGAACCAAAGGGACTGCAGGTTTCAATGCCCAGAGCAGTGAGTGGTCTGGGTGCGTTCAGAGCACGCTTCAGCTGCGCTTGGTCTCAGAGGGTAGTGGGCTGAGGCTGCAGGGCCCAGGGCTGGAAAACCTCGCAGGGTTCAGAGACAGATTAGTCTGGAGCATGCCTGCAGATTGTGGTGTTTGGCACCTGCACAGCTGCCAACACACAGCATGGCACCTCTGCACACGCTGTACATTCAGGAGCAAGAGCCTTTGCACCATGAAGCTCAGCAGGAGCGCTGCTGCACACCACAGCTACTGACCTCGCATCTGCCCCTTCACATCCCATCTCAAGACCTCCTGCATTCACCTCTTATAGACCATGGCCAgcaacctttaaaaaaaatgcacctaGGTTCATTATTCAGCAAAGTGACACTGAACAGGACTGAAGCCCCTGGATTATTTCACAATGCAATTCCTTGGTCTTTGCCACGTGAAGTTCCCTATTTGGCAATGAGTCACCAAACAGCTAGAAAGGAAGAGTGGGTTTGTGTCGCACAGCTCAGTGCAGTCAGCAGAAAGAGCAACGCATTCACCATTTCTGAAAGAACTTCAGACCTCCAGCCGGTCAGAGCCAGGGGGCATAAGGCCACAACACTGTGCTTTTGATGTGTTCATCGGCAACAGACGTAAACATGACGTGTTCAGTAAACAACACTACTTTTATGTAGTCGGAGCAACCAGGACTATTTTATGATGCAAGTAGAGCATTTGTTCTCCTGCAGGCTTCACCTACGGTAAAAGAAAGGATTCTCTGGGTAATTTAAATCTTGCATGAATAGAAAGTCATTTTGTGATCATTATTAATATGTTTGTGGTCTATCCATATAAAATTTACATGATTTAATTCTGAGGCTGCTAACAACAGATGGTTTGAAGCAACTCGACCATTTGGCAGAGCACAATGGAGCTCtggaacaaaaacatttccttcttgcAGGTTTTAAGGCTTCTGAACACCACAGCAATCTACAATTTTAAGGAACAAATAGACGAACAAATTTCATAAGCACCAGGCTGTGTGCAGGATCAATGTACCCTGTAACCAGAGCAGAAGTCAAGCTAATGAAGAGTCAGTATTTCCAGAGCACAAATTGGCCGAAAGGTCAGgtaaagaagcagaaatggcAGCAGGAGAATCTAAAGAACACAAGTTGTAAACAAAAATGATGCCAAGGGtgaattttaatacaaatttcATTCTGCTTACCCCACTGTCACTGATATAAGAtccataagaaaaatataagtgTCATTGTGTCCACTGAgaagagctgatttttttctcttttttgcgATACTTGTAATAAAGCTTAATAAACGACTTAGGTTGTTACAACTGCTGGCAGCATTCAGATCACCTGTATTTTAAAGAGTGTCTATCATCAAAATTCAGATTTAACTGGAAGAAATCATTGCTGTAGCAAGGTTATTCAGGTGGCACCTGTTATGTCAACTGCTGCCTGCAAAGCAGCGACGTTGGAGGTATATGGATATCCAGTGCTGAAGCcttctactttcatttttaattaatgaatCAATCCAGCTAATAGCCTGCCCTCTTCTCCCTATGAAGAATTGGATGCATGTTATTTTATATGCTGCAGTATTAAATCAGAACGATGACTGATCAGCGTGGACATTCAGCATCACCCTGAAGCTTACTCCTTCTGGCTGGACAAGGAGCCAAATGACTTGGCACTGCCTTGGCCTTCTGCCATGAAAGCCTCTATTTCTTCCACAGTACGTGGGACGCACGTCAGCAACTCCATCCCGCTGGCTGTCACCGCAATATCATCTTCAATCCGGACCTGTCACAGAGAACATGCAGTTACCAATGAGGTATTCCAGCTGGAGACGAGAAGCAGTTTGGGCAGCGATGGCCATGGGAGCAGCTGGCGTGTTTCCAACTGAGTTGCTGATACAagagcagaacacaaagcaccAGAACCTCAAAAGGCAGTAGCCTGCAAGTGAGTATGGTGGCGCTCCTGCAGGTGCCCAGGGCCGGGTGAGTGAGGCTGCACAGTCCCTGTGCATCCCCACCCTCTGATatcaggaggaggaaaaagtatGTTGCCCCAGGCTTTGCCTATACCCTTGCCAGTGCTCAGCTTGCTGGGACAGCAGTGCCTGCTGACACCTGAGGTGCCCGCTCTTGGAGCAGTcctggtgctgagctgcagtttgctgctgtgtgcagacaAATCACATCTTCTCTAGATACAATACACTTTCAAAGGAGGAACTGCAACACGAAGTAGCTTGTAGCTGATATTCAAACATTGAATTTTGAGCTGATAAGAAATTCCTGCACAGGTCAGAATTCCTTTTAAAGGACAATCCTGTTTTAAATCACGCAAGGAGAAAGCAGATCCTCTCAGTTTTCCAGCTCTTGTTCAGGTGAAATGAAAAGTATGCTCCATTTCTGTTTGACTCTAATCTCTCCTAACCAGTAAATGTGCCTACATAGTCATTTCCCATTATCTTATCAGAAAAATGTTGCTAAGTCGCTAAGCTgcaataaaagcaattttagaAAGGTGTAAATCCAAGAGAACACACACTCCGGGGACTCCCATCTTACAgttgttttaattgtttctgACCTCTTGACATTTTCAACTAAAAATAAAGCTGGTTAACATTTGCACTTCTGATTGCAAAATAATCCATTTGTTCAAACAGAATGAGTCATCCACTCCTTATTAAACTGTTTAATGATGTCGTTgccaaattatttcttttagctGGTATCAAGTTAAATGTATTATAAAGCAGAATTAAATAAATCAACCCCAAGTTCACACACTGGGTTCAGACAGCTGTACATCTGGAAGCTGCACGTGCTGTGTCTGAAGAGCCCATGCTGGGTGTTACAGGGGATGCAAGCCACACAGCAAACACATCCGGGCACTTCAACAGCTTTACATGGGTGTGTTCGCCTCTTAGAGATGGAATTCCCCAATGAATCTGCTACAAAGACATTTCAGCCACAATTTGTCTGCTTTGCAACTGAGATTAGCACAAAACCCagtgttgctctttttttttgaagttgaGCATGGTATTTTTTCAGCCGGACTTGGGCACTCCTCGGGAGCAGTGACTGCCCTGAGAGCAGAGAAGACAGGAGCCAGAGAGCACAGGGAACAGCCTGCGGACAACTTGACTGTCAGTGGTGCCCTGTGTGTGCCATGAGAAAACTGGGATGGGAATGAGCTGGAAAATGGAATGAGGGTGAGGAAAGGAGGTGGGGAAGACAAGATACAGTCAGGAGAGAAAGGATTGACAGGTGAAGGCTGCAGAGGTAGAGTTTGGAACAGTCGGAACCTGGAAATGAGCAATTCTATAAGAGGAAAATGGAGCATAATGGGATGAGGCAGGCTCAGGAGTACAAAGAGAGGGTTTCTGTCAGAGGTGAAAGATCCTGAATGAGCAAAGAATGGTGAGTGCTGGGGCCAGATGCATCCAAAGCCAGTGAGTGAGCAAACAGGAGGACCTGGAGCCTGGAGTGCCACAGAGCACCAGATAGAGTGGGGAAACTGTCAGGAgcccactgagtgctgctgcagagggcaGGGGCAGCAGAGCCACTCTCACACAAACCCCCTTCATTCTCAGTAGAACTCCAGGACCCAGCTGCCCTGTGCCTGCAGGAATCCAACCTAAGGAATATGCTTACACTAATGGTGAAGAAAGACTGCCCAGCCTTAGTGTGCATTATGCCTTTGGTTAAAGACAACATAAGTGCAGAGGAACACAGGCTcccaagaggggaaaaaatgtgtgCATCTGTTCCTTTTGTTCACACTCTGTACATCACACTGAGCTTAAActcagctgcagcaagcagcagcatcagAGGACCTGCTCTCCCTCCAGGAGAGCCTGGCTTGCTCTTGTCCTCGGTCCAAATGGACAAAAGATGCTGGCTCTGGCTGGCAGAGTTTACCAACTTGGGACTGCCTTTCCCAGCAGGGGACAGTTATGAAACTTGCTCTCAGAGCTGTCCTTGTTTTCAGGCTCTTTGTTCCACAGTGCTGCTCAGTTCAGGGCTACAACAAGGCCTGGAACCAGACGTGGCTTAAAGGAGCAGTGAACAGAGGTGTGAGGCCACGCTGCACCGCAGCTCCCAGGGGCTCCTCGCAAGCTTTTCCTCCGCACATGGCTTTTGCAGTGCAAGATGACAATTTCACAAAGATATTCTGCACAGGCCAAGTGCCCAGGAACATCAGGACCCTCAAATGCCTTTATCTTATCACGGGTAGTGGCACGACCTATTTAGATAGATTTGATTGCACAACCGCTGAACGCCAGCAGCAGACCATCATGTGGCTTGACTCAATGGACCCAAATTGGTCCCAAAGCAGGGCTGTAAAGGCATGGCCAAGGACAGCGCACGAGTTAACACCGCGCTGCTGTCAGCTACATACACAGCCTCGCACTTTGTCCTGACTAACAGATACAGTCAtgctccccagagccttttGTGTTATCTTCCAAGCGAAGGGGGTTGTAGCactcattcatttcttttggaTGATGATATATAAAAAAGGCTTTTGAGAGTCAAGAAAAA
Coding sequences within:
- the CEBPG gene encoding CCAAT/enhancer-binding protein gamma, with amino-acid sequence MSKTSPQNTATDANGVSVIHTQAHSSGLQQVPQLVPVSPGGGGKAVPPSKQGKKNSFVDRNSDEYRQRRERNNMAVKKSRLKSKQKAQDTLQRVTQLKEENERLEAKIKLLTKELSVLKDLFLEHAHSLADNVQPVGTESSTTNPESSGQ